A region from the Chlamydiales bacterium genome encodes:
- a CDS encoding copper oxidase codes for MRVIFTIISVFLFFVQLEAKYTPVTMLNGETLPYVMDKDVKVFRLVAEPVKQEFAPGLVVNCWGYNKRSPGPMIEAVEGDKVRILVTNNLPEPTSIHWHGILLPSGMDGVCGLSQAPIMPGETFQYEFTLKQHGTYMYHPHCDEVKQLGLGLMGFFIIHPKNSGEQSVDRDFALFLHEWAIPEGSSEINPMEMLDFNYFTINGRVYPGTDPLVVKKGEKVRIRFANLSMDNHPMHLHGYAFNITGFGGWAIPKSAQHLGTTLDVVVGNTHDIEFVANAPGDWALHCHKTHHTTSGMSHSKNGGSSMEMTGMKGPSSESSPGPFGAIDMGGMFTILKVRDGITNYNDPGWYKNPPGTVAAPIPSPKLQ; via the coding sequence ATGAGAGTCATTTTCACTATCATCTCGGTTTTTCTATTTTTTGTTCAGCTCGAAGCTAAGTATACGCCTGTAACTATGCTCAACGGAGAGACTCTCCCCTATGTCATGGACAAGGATGTGAAGGTATTCCGCTTAGTTGCAGAACCTGTAAAGCAGGAGTTTGCCCCAGGTCTTGTTGTGAACTGCTGGGGATACAACAAACGAAGCCCAGGACCTATGATCGAGGCTGTAGAAGGCGACAAGGTGAGAATCCTCGTTACAAATAATCTCCCTGAACCAACCTCAATTCACTGGCATGGTATCCTTCTGCCGAGCGGAATGGATGGTGTTTGCGGCTTAAGCCAAGCCCCAATTATGCCTGGAGAGACCTTTCAATATGAGTTCACACTGAAACAGCATGGAACCTATATGTACCACCCCCATTGCGACGAGGTAAAGCAGTTAGGGTTAGGGCTCATGGGTTTCTTTATCATTCACCCCAAAAATAGCGGCGAGCAGTCTGTGGACAGAGACTTTGCACTCTTTTTGCACGAGTGGGCCATTCCGGAGGGCAGCAGCGAAATAAACCCCATGGAGATGCTGGATTTTAATTATTTTACGATCAATGGACGCGTCTATCCGGGAACAGACCCTCTTGTTGTTAAAAAGGGTGAAAAAGTGCGCATCCGTTTTGCGAACTTGAGCATGGATAATCATCCAATGCACCTTCATGGTTATGCTTTTAACATCACCGGATTTGGCGGCTGGGCTATTCCCAAAAGCGCCCAACATTTAGGAACCACTTTGGATGTTGTGGTTGGAAACACTCATGATATTGAATTCGTTGCAAACGCGCCGGGTGATTGGGCTCTGCACTGTCATAAAACTCACCACACAACAAGCGGTATGAGTCATAGTAAGAACGGAGGCTCTAGCATGGAGATGACGGGAATGAAAGGCCCCTCTTCTGAAAGTTCTCCGGGGCCATTTGGCGCAATCGACATGGGCGGAATGTTCACCATCTTAAAAGTCAGAGATGGAATTACAAATTACAATGATCCAGGCTGGTATAAAAACCCACCCGGTACAGTTGCTGCACCCATTCCCTCACCAAAATTACAATAG
- a CDS encoding dienelactone hydrolase family protein: MHSALVAYEDGGAALEGFAAYSSEEKRPLVLLCHGWRGRDEFICEKARALAEAGYASFALDMYGKGILGRSKEENASLKRPFLEDRALLQRRVLKALDVASRLPYVDSKRIAAVGFGFGGLCALDLARSGADIRGVVSFYGHFDPPPSQLIRPIRAKILILHGYNDPQVRLSELQLFEREMDDSKIDWQVHLYGNTLHAFASPNVNVPESGLQYNPESAARAWSATINFLSEIF; encoded by the coding sequence ATGCATTCAGCGTTAGTTGCATATGAGGATGGCGGTGCGGCCCTAGAGGGCTTTGCTGCTTATTCGTCTGAGGAAAAGCGGCCCCTTGTGCTGCTTTGTCACGGATGGAGAGGAAGGGATGAGTTTATCTGCGAAAAGGCCCGAGCACTTGCCGAGGCAGGATATGCAAGCTTTGCGCTCGATATGTATGGAAAAGGCATTCTAGGAAGATCGAAAGAAGAGAACGCCTCATTAAAGAGGCCATTTCTTGAAGATAGGGCTCTCCTTCAAAGACGAGTACTGAAAGCGCTTGATGTGGCCTCCAGACTCCCCTACGTCGACAGCAAGAGGATTGCAGCAGTTGGGTTTGGCTTCGGCGGCCTGTGCGCGCTCGACCTTGCTCGAAGCGGAGCAGACATTAGAGGCGTGGTAAGCTTCTATGGGCATTTTGATCCCCCGCCCTCTCAACTGATCAGACCAATAAGGGCCAAAATTCTCATCCTTCACGGGTATAACGATCCACAAGTGCGTTTAAGCGAATTGCAGCTTTTTGAAAGAGAAATGGACGATTCTAAAATCGACTGGCAAGTACATCTCTATGGCAACACGTTGCACGCGTTCGCCTCGCCAAACGTAAATGTGCCTGAATCTGGCTTGCAATACAATCCAGAATCCGCTGCAAGAGCCTGGAGTGCCACCATAAACTTTCTAAGCGAGATCTTTTGA
- a CDS encoding FkbM family methyltransferase has protein sequence MRNVLIGLLSFLSVTSMHADMAKSSEYGDVPVCGYYDSKIIGSGCLEMIELIDQFPYGNYSIFDVREHGQFYLDPINDFVKNHLRRGGSWEPFIRVIIDSEAAPGSTALDLGAHIGLHTIVMSRAVGPNGRVIAFEPQPKIFRELFMNMALNQVSNVHFFWAAAGASVGKIELTPLPLTGAVEVNEAGTAINGGSGKFVDLLTIDSLNLNNVSLIKMDVEGQENAVLDGARATILRNKPVIIIEIMGGTNFDTAPKHIRKMITATIRKLKSFGCTVERLRGHDYIAFFPKDAPRILPLIAKSKSLPDW, from the coding sequence ATGAGAAACGTCCTAATTGGCCTGCTCAGTTTTTTAAGTGTTACTTCTATGCATGCAGATATGGCGAAATCCTCTGAATATGGAGATGTGCCTGTCTGCGGGTATTACGACTCAAAAATTATCGGGTCGGGCTGTTTAGAGATGATCGAGCTTATCGATCAATTTCCTTATGGAAACTACTCTATTTTTGATGTTAGAGAGCATGGACAATTTTATCTCGATCCCATCAACGACTTCGTTAAGAACCATCTTCGAAGAGGCGGTTCATGGGAGCCTTTCATCAGAGTGATCATCGATAGTGAAGCCGCTCCTGGCTCTACGGCCTTAGATCTTGGTGCACATATTGGGCTGCATACAATTGTTATGTCGAGGGCTGTTGGCCCGAATGGCCGGGTGATTGCCTTTGAGCCGCAGCCTAAGATCTTTAGAGAGCTTTTCATGAACATGGCTCTCAACCAGGTTTCCAATGTCCACTTCTTCTGGGCTGCCGCAGGAGCGAGTGTTGGAAAGATTGAGCTTACTCCGCTGCCCTTAACAGGCGCTGTTGAAGTGAATGAAGCGGGAACTGCGATAAATGGAGGGTCCGGAAAGTTTGTCGATCTCTTAACCATCGACTCTCTGAATTTGAACAACGTCTCTCTGATCAAGATGGATGTTGAGGGTCAAGAAAATGCAGTATTGGATGGAGCAAGAGCCACTATCTTAAGAAACAAGCCCGTGATCATCATCGAAATCATGGGCGGTACAAACTTTGACACCGCTCCAAAACACATTAGAAAGATGATTACAGCCACAATCCGGAAGCTCAAGTCTTTTGGATGCACTGTCGAGAGACTGAGGGGACACGACTACATCGCCTTCTTCCCTAAAGATGCTCCAAGAATCTTGCCCCTTATCGCCAAGTCAAAATCCCTACCCGACTGGTAA
- a CDS encoding FkbM family methyltransferase — protein sequence MISPRHPEMMAYISEFPLFSEYHVKKVPCSGYEGYFYIDAIEDHIKNSLEEGYAWETHISKLISKCARRGSVVLDVGAHIGIHALTMAHCVGELGRVHAFEPQPKIFRELFLNMKLNEMENVSCHWAAVGDTTGTIETHPFTPGNEGGTSLIASNLTGGNWTYRAAGGTGVFVDLITIDSLHLNDVSLMKIDVEGMENAVIDGARETILRNRPMIILEIMGGSTLKTAPAEIADQIEFSKRKVVDLGYNLTHIFGWDYLAIPK from the coding sequence ATGATCTCCCCTCGTCACCCGGAAATGATGGCGTACATAAGTGAATTTCCTCTTTTTTCAGAATATCATGTAAAAAAAGTTCCCTGTTCTGGATATGAGGGATACTTCTATATCGATGCGATAGAAGATCACATTAAAAATTCGCTGGAGGAGGGATACGCTTGGGAGACTCACATCTCCAAATTAATCTCTAAGTGTGCACGTAGAGGGAGTGTTGTTCTGGATGTAGGGGCTCACATTGGAATCCACGCTTTAACAATGGCCCACTGCGTTGGAGAGCTAGGTCGTGTTCACGCATTCGAGCCGCAGCCCAAAATCTTTCGCGAGCTCTTTTTAAATATGAAGTTGAATGAGATGGAAAATGTCTCATGCCACTGGGCTGCTGTAGGGGATACGACTGGAACTATCGAAACCCATCCCTTTACACCAGGCAATGAGGGCGGCACTTCGTTAATTGCATCGAACCTCACCGGGGGCAACTGGACATACAGAGCTGCTGGAGGAACTGGAGTGTTTGTGGACTTAATCACGATCGATTCTCTCCATCTCAATGACGTTTCGCTCATGAAGATCGATGTTGAGGGGATGGAAAATGCTGTCATCGATGGAGCAAGAGAAACAATCTTAAGAAACAGGCCTATGATAATTCTTGAGATTATGGGCGGTTCCACTCTCAAAACAGCGCCAGCAGAAATCGCTGACCAGATCGAATTCTCCAAACGCAAAGTAGTCGATCTAGGTTACAACCTCACTCACATCTTCGGTTGGGACTACCTCGCAATCCCTAAGTGA
- the mgtA gene encoding magnesium-translocating P-type ATPase, producing MVLRHVKSHLFQALPKESEDVKQILSDYLKCAEKPIEEIYQSLGTSEQGLEHREERRRLKLHGPNEISHEKPLSWYVLLLKNFTNPFIVLVLVLGCISVLFRQYDAAFIIAFMVVISVLMRFIQEYRSNNAAEKLKALVSTKATVIRHNGGGSKSFEIDMKQLVPGDIVHLSAGDMVPGDVRLISAKGLFVSQSALTGEAMPTEKEVKVLEKPPKSPFDLPNLCFLGTSILNGTALAVILKTGNHTYFGKLARSIACRRPLTNFDIGVNKVSWLLIRFILVVAPSVFLINELSKGDWLQSLLFALSVAVGLAPEMLPMIVTTNLARGAIKMAERKVIVKQLNAIQNFGAINILCTDKTGTLTQDRIILEKHLDPEGRDNEEVLLYGYLNSSFQTGLKNLLDIAVLQHAEMKKHLETYHKVDEIPFDFTRRRMSVVLSKDSEKHLLITKGSIDEILALCTSVKLNGAARPLTSESREKIAAIEKSLGEDGLRVLGVACKEMPPVKEKEYQVKDETDLTFVGFLAFLDPPKPSATEAIASLKTAGVEVKILTGDNEIVTQKICKWVNLKIEGMLLGAEVEAMSDEELKKAAPRMTIFAKMSPLQKSRVILALKSCGNTVGYLGDGINDAPALRAADVGISVDTSVDIAKESSDIIMLQKNLVFLKEGILLGRKTFGNIIKYIKMAFSSNFGNVFSIVGASLIFPFFPMLPVQLLLQNLLYDISQVAIPFDNVDREFLLKPSNWNTKGIAQFMIFIGPISSIFDYAIFAVMWFVFGANTPEKQSLFQAGWFIEGLLSQTLIVHMIRTQKIPFFQSCASLPLLLTTASIMGLGIFIPYSHIGKSIGLSPPPDTYFFWLIAIILAYCFLTQAIKVWFIRKFHYWL from the coding sequence ATGGTTTTGCGACATGTGAAGTCCCATCTTTTTCAAGCACTTCCTAAAGAGTCTGAAGATGTTAAGCAGATTCTGTCGGATTATCTTAAGTGCGCAGAAAAACCCATCGAAGAGATCTATCAGAGCCTTGGCACGTCGGAACAAGGGCTTGAGCACAGAGAGGAGAGGCGTCGACTTAAGCTTCATGGTCCAAATGAGATCTCTCATGAGAAGCCTCTATCTTGGTATGTTCTGCTGCTCAAAAATTTCACCAATCCCTTTATTGTCCTGGTCCTGGTTCTAGGATGTATCTCTGTGTTGTTCCGGCAGTATGATGCAGCTTTTATTATCGCATTCATGGTTGTTATCAGCGTGCTGATGCGCTTCATTCAAGAGTACCGTTCTAATAACGCTGCAGAAAAATTAAAAGCGCTTGTCAGCACCAAAGCGACGGTGATTCGACACAATGGCGGAGGCTCTAAGAGCTTCGAAATCGATATGAAGCAGCTCGTGCCAGGAGACATTGTGCACCTTTCGGCCGGTGACATGGTGCCTGGCGATGTAAGATTGATCTCCGCCAAGGGGCTATTTGTCAGCCAGTCGGCGCTCACTGGAGAGGCGATGCCGACAGAGAAAGAGGTGAAAGTTTTAGAGAAGCCTCCAAAAAGCCCCTTCGATCTACCGAACCTCTGTTTTTTGGGAACGAGCATTCTCAACGGCACCGCTTTGGCAGTTATTCTTAAAACGGGAAATCACACCTATTTTGGTAAGTTAGCCAGAAGTATTGCCTGCCGCCGGCCACTCACAAATTTTGACATCGGGGTCAACAAGGTGAGCTGGCTACTAATTCGTTTTATTCTGGTCGTTGCTCCCTCTGTTTTTCTGATTAACGAGCTATCGAAAGGAGACTGGCTGCAATCTCTTCTTTTTGCACTTTCTGTCGCAGTTGGGCTTGCTCCAGAAATGCTCCCGATGATTGTCACAACGAACCTAGCTCGCGGAGCCATTAAGATGGCTGAGCGCAAGGTGATCGTTAAGCAGCTGAATGCCATTCAGAACTTCGGAGCGATCAACATCCTTTGCACAGACAAAACAGGAACGCTCACTCAGGATCGTATCATTTTAGAAAAGCATCTAGATCCAGAGGGTAGAGACAATGAGGAGGTTCTTCTCTATGGATATCTGAATAGTAGTTTTCAGACAGGCCTTAAGAACCTGCTCGATATAGCAGTTCTCCAGCACGCTGAAATGAAGAAACATTTAGAAACCTATCATAAAGTCGATGAGATTCCTTTTGACTTTACGCGCAGGCGCATGTCTGTTGTTCTTTCAAAAGACTCCGAAAAACATCTTTTAATTACCAAAGGCTCGATCGATGAGATCCTAGCTCTTTGCACTAGTGTTAAATTAAACGGCGCTGCTCGTCCTCTCACTTCTGAAAGCAGAGAGAAGATCGCGGCGATAGAAAAAAGCCTAGGGGAAGATGGGCTGCGCGTACTTGGAGTAGCTTGCAAAGAGATGCCGCCTGTGAAAGAAAAAGAGTACCAAGTGAAGGATGAGACGGATCTTACTTTTGTGGGTTTTTTAGCATTTCTAGATCCTCCTAAACCATCAGCAACGGAGGCTATTGCAAGTCTCAAGACGGCAGGGGTGGAGGTCAAAATTCTCACTGGAGACAATGAGATCGTCACACAAAAGATCTGCAAGTGGGTGAATTTGAAGATCGAAGGCATGCTTCTGGGCGCAGAGGTAGAAGCCATGAGCGACGAGGAGCTCAAAAAGGCGGCTCCTCGAATGACCATTTTTGCGAAGATGTCCCCCTTGCAAAAATCGCGCGTTATCCTCGCACTAAAATCGTGTGGAAATACAGTTGGATACTTAGGCGATGGGATCAATGATGCCCCAGCTCTTCGAGCTGCGGATGTGGGAATTTCTGTGGACACTTCAGTCGACATCGCAAAAGAGTCCTCCGACATCATCATGCTTCAGAAAAACTTGGTTTTTTTGAAAGAGGGGATTCTGCTCGGGCGCAAGACCTTCGGAAACATCATCAAATACATCAAAATGGCTTTCAGCTCTAATTTTGGAAATGTATTTTCTATCGTAGGGGCGAGTCTTATTTTTCCATTTTTTCCGATGCTTCCCGTGCAGCTTTTACTGCAAAATCTCCTCTATGATATCTCCCAGGTTGCAATTCCATTTGATAACGTCGACCGCGAGTTTTTGCTCAAACCCAGTAACTGGAATACAAAGGGGATTGCCCAGTTCATGATTTTCATCGGGCCCATTAGCTCTATTTTTGACTATGCGATCTTTGCAGTGATGTGGTTCGTTTTTGGAGCCAATACTCCTGAAAAGCAGTCCCTTTTTCAAGCGGGCTGGTTTATTGAAGGGCTGCTTTCTCAAACATTGATCGTCCATATGATAAGAACGCAGAAGATTCCCTTCTTTCAGAGCTGCGCCTCGCTTCCTCTTCTCTTAACTACCGCCTCCATTATGGGGCTCGGCATCTTTATTCCCTATTCCCACATAGGAAAGAGCATTGGATTAAGCCCCCCTCCGGATACCTATTTTTTCTGGCTCATTGCAATTATTTTGGCCTACTGCTTCCTCACCCAAGCCATCAAGGTCTGGTTCATCCGAAAGTTCCACTACTGGTTGTGA